A genomic region of Kribbella sp. NBC_00382 contains the following coding sequences:
- a CDS encoding DUF6652 family protein has product MAKALGGCLGVGAILMALVAAAIGLKEPFRIDEPGDLTVPFVLLGGWMAVYLVLAALAIADAVRLAQRRDLDALQRSANLVKLVGAGFFVLNFVALVEAVALIGSDDGIDGIVAALLFLVLTYLVFLPTSAYTVACLVLLRKDDRIGRVFFGVNLTLQFLFVVDVPSTVVVVESSRHILGISRRPGVVSRNLLAGVLIAGSLLSTVWLILVALYWLADQHRGFVTEGIFVLNAVPPVEFVLLLLPVVPLVTFRTAVRYFVAGDLAALRRSARIVGLAMIPLYAQMIATCTYIVFVVTAFISIYGSYGDPKPANVAIIGAVTSIGLTPAVLAALLMLLPISTYGVTAFALRMRQRVV; this is encoded by the coding sequence ATGGCGAAAGCGCTCGGTGGGTGTCTTGGAGTGGGCGCGATCCTGATGGCCTTGGTGGCTGCCGCGATCGGGCTGAAGGAACCGTTCCGGATCGACGAACCCGGAGACCTGACGGTCCCCTTCGTCTTGCTGGGCGGATGGATGGCGGTGTACCTCGTCCTGGCGGCACTCGCCATCGCCGATGCGGTCCGGCTGGCGCAGCGCCGCGACCTGGATGCCCTGCAGCGCTCGGCGAATCTGGTGAAGCTGGTCGGTGCCGGGTTCTTCGTGCTGAACTTCGTCGCCCTCGTCGAGGCGGTCGCGCTGATCGGTTCCGACGACGGTATCGATGGCATCGTCGCCGCGCTGCTCTTCCTTGTGCTGACCTATTTGGTGTTCCTGCCGACCTCGGCGTACACGGTGGCTTGTCTGGTTTTGCTCAGGAAGGACGACCGGATCGGGCGCGTCTTCTTCGGCGTCAACCTGACCCTGCAGTTCCTGTTCGTCGTCGACGTGCCCAGTACGGTCGTCGTGGTCGAGTCGTCCCGGCACATCCTCGGCATCAGCCGCCGACCTGGCGTGGTGTCGAGGAATCTGCTGGCCGGGGTGCTGATCGCGGGATCCTTGCTCTCGACGGTCTGGCTGATCCTGGTCGCGCTCTATTGGCTGGCCGACCAGCACCGCGGATTCGTCACGGAGGGAATCTTCGTGCTCAACGCCGTCCCGCCGGTGGAGTTCGTCCTGCTGCTCCTCCCGGTCGTGCCATTGGTGACGTTCAGAACGGCCGTCCGGTACTTCGTCGCCGGCGACCTCGCCGCGCTGCGCCGCTCGGCCCGGATCGTCGGCCTGGCGATGATCCCGCTCTATGCCCAGATGATCGCGACCTGCACGTACATCGTCTTCGTGGTGACCGCCTTCATCTCGATCTACGGCTCCTACGGGGATCCGAAGCCGGCGAACGTGGCGATCATCGGCGCCGTCACCTCGATCGGGCTCACCCCGGCCGTCCTCGCCGCCTTGCTGATGCTGCTGCCCATCTCGACGTACGGGGTGACCGCGTTCGCGCTGAGAATGCGGCAACGGGTGGTCTGA
- the dcd gene encoding dCTP deaminase — protein MLLSDRDILAELDAKRVQLDPFDAAMVQPSSVDVRLDRFFRVFENHRYPHIDPAEEQPDLTRQVEPEGDEPFILHPGEFVLGSTYELVTLPDDVAARLEGKSSLGRLGLLTHSTAGFIDPGFSGHVTLELSNVATLPIKLWPGMKIGQLCFFRLSSPAEHPYGSAKYGSRYQGQRGPTPSRSYQNFLRGGI, from the coding sequence GTGCTGCTCTCCGACCGTGACATCTTGGCCGAGCTCGACGCGAAGCGGGTCCAGCTGGACCCGTTCGATGCTGCGATGGTGCAGCCGTCGAGTGTCGACGTACGGCTGGACCGATTCTTCCGGGTGTTCGAGAACCATCGCTACCCGCACATCGATCCGGCCGAGGAACAGCCCGACCTGACCCGTCAGGTCGAGCCGGAGGGTGACGAGCCCTTCATCCTGCACCCGGGCGAGTTCGTGCTCGGCTCGACGTACGAGCTGGTGACGCTGCCCGACGACGTGGCGGCGCGGCTGGAGGGCAAGTCCTCGCTGGGCCGGCTCGGGCTGCTCACCCACTCCACCGCCGGGTTCATCGACCCCGGCTTCTCCGGCCACGTGACGCTGGAGCTGTCCAACGTCGCGACGCTGCCGATCAAGCTCTGGCCCGGGATGAAGATCGGCCAGCTCTGCTTCTTCCGGCTGTCGTCGCCGGCCGAGCACCCGTACGGCTCCGCGAAGTACGGGTCCCGCTACCAGGGCCAGCGCGGCCCGACGCCGTCGCGCTCCTACCAGAACTTCCTCCGCGGCGGCATCTGA
- a CDS encoding M36 family metallopeptidase gives MFVRVSGKGRGLVAVTAVGAATVLAVTSGSGAMAATPDPKTPAEATKSIKAKERKGNYDARTPNARATYNRAAKVVGKETAASEKFRTSLGSQGVVALDENTGTPAQVTKLNGFLTAKSTKKAAEIALAYVKAHPEVFKLSAADLASLKLRKEYVDDLGTHHISWVQEVDGIEVFGNGLIANVTKAGQLISLQGAPISGLTTQAAARRAAPSVTAAGARSAAAKDVDGTAKSATAKTLGTTTTWSNGDYAKEVWFHTADGLRKAWSTYTNAGSTLIYTHVIDAQTGGLLYRRDLSSNDKGDALVFDNYPGAPKGGVQRTENLIYNKWLPKGAKTLLEGTSVAAFADINDDDQPNPGETVKAPGRPGGSEYKLVPFQSVPLCTPTTICTWDPAKPQSWKTNMNEDVTNGFFFASNFHDWLAKPPISFTKAAGSFDADGGDAVQLNSIDGAATAADGGPDANHIDNANMNTPPDGTPPIMQMYLFGSVGDDATVATSSSNSAEILYHEYTHGLSNRLVVDASGNSTLNSIQAGSMGEAWSDFYALDYLASHNLEKDTTANGEMRIGRYDTGGGTIRTMPNDCRVRAKEPACVGIDGSQGGYTYGDFPTIGGTPEVHSSGEVWAQTLWDLRERFGHTYALSIITRAMELSTADPTMLDMRNAIVQADLVASGGKNAKIIWQVFANRGMGWYAGALDGGDSRPVEDFHIPPTGATTTISGTVTDKDSGAPVAGALVFIGGHASGYAGDYSAVTGANGKYTITGVLPGTYGKFVVSGAGYEVLGNALAVKAGGTTANFAPRRNWAAASGGGSLVDFNGPDLTSLGCGPANVIDSSQGPGWGSTTGDDDGTPTGVMIPKNVDIALPAAVNISKFSVDPSNNCGDPGSSATGKYRIETSVDGTTWAKALEGEFGAANRGKYNEVTPTGNVTGVKFVRFVMLSPQVPDFATNCPDGGYGGCQFTDMTELQVFGSK, from the coding sequence ATGTTTGTGAGAGTTTCCGGCAAGGGACGGGGGCTCGTCGCGGTCACCGCGGTCGGCGCCGCGACCGTCCTGGCGGTCACGAGCGGCAGTGGCGCGATGGCCGCCACTCCCGATCCGAAAACACCCGCCGAGGCGACGAAGTCGATCAAGGCCAAGGAGCGCAAGGGCAACTACGACGCCCGTACTCCGAACGCCCGCGCGACCTACAACCGCGCCGCGAAGGTCGTCGGCAAAGAGACCGCCGCCTCGGAGAAGTTCCGTACCTCCCTGGGCAGCCAGGGCGTCGTGGCGCTCGACGAGAACACCGGTACGCCGGCCCAGGTGACCAAGCTCAACGGCTTCCTCACCGCCAAGAGCACCAAGAAGGCAGCCGAGATCGCGCTGGCCTACGTCAAGGCGCACCCGGAGGTCTTCAAGCTCTCGGCCGCCGACCTCGCCAGCCTCAAGCTGCGCAAGGAGTACGTCGACGACCTCGGGACGCACCACATCTCCTGGGTCCAGGAAGTCGACGGCATCGAGGTGTTCGGCAACGGCCTCATCGCCAACGTCACCAAGGCCGGCCAGCTGATCTCGCTCCAGGGCGCACCGATCTCCGGCCTGACCACCCAGGCCGCGGCCCGCAGGGCTGCTCCCTCGGTGACCGCCGCCGGGGCTCGCTCCGCCGCGGCCAAGGACGTCGACGGGACCGCCAAGAGCGCGACCGCCAAGACCCTCGGCACCACCACGACGTGGAGCAACGGCGACTACGCGAAGGAAGTGTGGTTCCACACCGCCGACGGCCTGCGCAAGGCGTGGTCGACGTATACGAACGCGGGCAGCACGCTGATCTACACCCACGTGATCGACGCGCAAACGGGTGGTCTGCTCTACCGGCGCGACCTGTCCAGCAACGACAAGGGCGACGCGCTCGTCTTCGACAACTACCCGGGCGCGCCCAAGGGTGGCGTCCAGCGCACCGAGAACCTCATCTACAACAAGTGGCTGCCCAAGGGCGCGAAGACGCTGCTCGAGGGCACGTCGGTGGCGGCGTTCGCCGATATCAACGACGACGACCAGCCGAACCCCGGCGAGACGGTCAAGGCACCGGGAAGGCCGGGCGGTTCGGAGTACAAGCTGGTGCCGTTCCAGTCGGTCCCGCTCTGCACGCCGACGACCATCTGCACCTGGGACCCGGCCAAGCCGCAGTCCTGGAAGACCAACATGAACGAGGACGTCACCAACGGGTTCTTCTTCGCCAGCAACTTCCACGACTGGCTGGCCAAGCCGCCGATCAGCTTCACCAAGGCGGCCGGCTCGTTCGACGCCGACGGCGGCGACGCGGTCCAGCTGAACTCGATCGACGGCGCGGCCACCGCTGCCGACGGCGGGCCGGATGCCAACCACATCGACAACGCGAACATGAACACCCCGCCGGACGGCACGCCGCCGATCATGCAGATGTATCTGTTCGGCAGTGTCGGCGACGACGCGACGGTGGCGACCAGCTCGTCGAACTCGGCCGAGATCCTGTACCACGAGTACACCCACGGCCTGTCGAACCGGCTGGTCGTCGACGCGAGCGGCAACTCGACACTGAACAGCATCCAGGCCGGCTCGATGGGTGAGGCGTGGAGCGACTTCTACGCGCTCGACTACCTGGCCTCGCACAACCTGGAGAAGGACACCACCGCCAACGGTGAGATGCGGATCGGCCGGTACGACACCGGCGGCGGCACCATTCGCACCATGCCGAACGATTGCCGGGTGAGGGCCAAGGAGCCGGCCTGTGTCGGCATCGATGGTTCGCAGGGTGGCTACACCTACGGCGACTTCCCGACCATCGGCGGTACGCCGGAAGTGCACTCGTCCGGCGAGGTCTGGGCCCAGACGCTCTGGGACCTGCGCGAGCGGTTCGGCCACACCTATGCGCTGAGCATCATCACCCGGGCCATGGAGCTGTCCACCGCCGACCCGACGATGCTCGACATGCGCAACGCCATCGTCCAGGCCGACCTCGTGGCCAGCGGCGGCAAGAACGCCAAAATCATCTGGCAGGTCTTCGCCAACCGAGGCATGGGCTGGTACGCCGGTGCGCTCGACGGCGGCGACTCGCGGCCGGTCGAGGACTTCCACATCCCGCCGACGGGTGCCACCACGACCATTTCGGGCACCGTGACCGACAAAGACTCCGGCGCTCCGGTGGCTGGCGCACTGGTCTTCATCGGTGGCCATGCGTCCGGCTACGCGGGCGACTACTCCGCTGTAACCGGCGCCAATGGCAAGTACACGATCACTGGCGTCCTGCCCGGTACCTACGGCAAGTTCGTCGTCTCGGGTGCGGGCTATGAGGTACTGGGTAACGCGTTGGCAGTTAAGGCCGGTGGTACCACCGCTAACTTCGCACCGCGGCGCAACTGGGCCGCAGCCTCTGGTGGCGGTTCGCTGGTGGACTTCAACGGCCCCGACCTCACCTCGCTCGGCTGTGGCCCGGCGAACGTGATCGACTCCAGCCAGGGTCCCGGCTGGGGCAGTACGACCGGTGACGACGACGGCACCCCGACCGGCGTGATGATCCCGAAGAACGTCGACATCGCGCTGCCGGCGGCCGTGAACATCAGCAAGTTCTCGGTCGACCCGTCCAACAACTGCGGCGATCCGGGCAGCTCCGCGACCGGCAAGTACCGGATCGAGACGTCCGTCGACGGCACCACCTGGGCCAAGGCCCTGGAGGGCGAGTTCGGCGCCGCCAACCGCGGCAAGTACAACGAGGTCACGCCGACCGGCAATGTCACCGGCGTGAAGTTCGTCCGGTTCGTGATGCTGAGCCCGCAGGTGCCGGACTTCGCCACGAACTGCCCGGACGGTGGCTACGGCGGCTGCCAGTTCACCGACATGACCGAGCTGCAGGTCTTCGGCTCCAAGTAG
- a CDS encoding MarR family winged helix-turn-helix transcriptional regulator has protein sequence MATDTNDALENLEKELVTLARRLRSLQRTLSDEAHPDLEPAQYALLNHVEELAPVRMADLVAALEVDKGPVSRACARLEEEGLLKRAADKSDARATLLTLTANGKRKLAAARKKRHKVIEDLLKDWSPAQVKTFAGQVSKFNKLAN, from the coding sequence GTGGCAACTGACACTAACGACGCACTCGAGAACCTGGAGAAGGAACTCGTCACGCTGGCACGCCGGCTGCGCAGTCTGCAGCGGACGCTGTCGGACGAGGCGCATCCGGATCTGGAGCCGGCCCAGTACGCGTTGCTGAACCACGTCGAGGAACTCGCACCGGTCCGGATGGCGGACCTGGTTGCGGCCCTCGAGGTGGACAAGGGTCCGGTCAGCCGGGCCTGCGCCAGACTCGAGGAAGAAGGTCTGCTGAAGCGGGCCGCCGACAAGTCGGACGCGCGCGCGACCCTGTTGACGCTGACCGCGAACGGCAAGCGCAAGCTGGCCGCCGCCCGCAAGAAGCGCCACAAGGTGATCGAGGACCTGCTCAAGGACTGGTCGCCGGCCCAGGTGAAGACGTTCGCCGGCCAGGTCTCGAAGTTCAACAAGCTCGCCAACTGA